The genome window CGAAGAGCGTCTGCGCCTGGCGCGCGAAGCGGTCAAGCAGGATTCCAAGCGTGTCGCGCAAGTCGTGAAAGGATGGGTGGCCAGTGAAGCCTGATGCAGCTGCAATGAACGGGACCCAGCGCGCCGCTGTGCTGCTGCTGTCGCTCGGCGAAAGCGATGCGGCCGAAGTGCTCAAACACATGGACCCCAAGGAGGTGCAGAAGATCGGCATCGCCATGGCCACCATGAGCGGCATCTCGCGCGACCAGGTCGAGAAGGTGATGGACGAGTTCAATGCCGAACTCGGTAGCAAGACCTCGCTGGGCGTGGGCGCCGACGACTACATCCGCAACGTGCTGGTGCAGGCGCTGGGCGCGGACAAGGCCGGTGGCCTGATCGACCGCATCCTGCTCGGCCGCAACACCACCGGCCTGGACACGCTGAAGTGGATGGACCCGCGCGCGGTCGCCGATCTGGTGCGCAACGAGCATCCGCAGATCATCGCCATCGTCATGGCGCACCTGGACAGCGACCAGGCCGCCGAAGCGCTGAAGCTGCTGCCCGAGCGCGTGCGCGCCGATGTGCTGATGCGCATCGCCACCCTCGACGGCATCCCACCGAACGCGCTGAACGAACTCAACGAGATCATGGAGCGCCAGTTCTCCGGCAACCAGGGCCTGAAATCGTCCAACGTCGGCGGGATCAAGGTCGCCGCCAACA of Xanthomonas translucens pv. cerealis contains these proteins:
- the fliG gene encoding flagellar motor switch protein FliG, whose product is MNGTQRAAVLLLSLGESDAAEVLKHMDPKEVQKIGIAMATMSGISRDQVEKVMDEFNAELGSKTSLGVGADDYIRNVLVQALGADKAGGLIDRILLGRNTTGLDTLKWMDPRAVADLVRNEHPQIIAIVMAHLDSDQAAEALKLLPERVRADVLMRIATLDGIPPNALNELNEIMERQFSGNQGLKSSNVGGIKVAANILNFMDSGQDQGVLAAIGKIDAELSTRIQDLMFVFDNLVELEDRALQTLLREVSGDRLGLALRGADIKVREKITKNMSQRAAEILLEDMEARGPVRLADVEGAQKEILTIVRRLADEGVISLGGAGAEAMV